From a single Dehalococcoidales bacterium genomic region:
- a CDS encoding alpha/beta hydrolase-fold protein — protein MADSTFVEAEYTSDLVPGPMAYAVLLPDGYKEAEERLPLLYFLHGGGGDSKTFLGGTKPLFERAWDDGRLPRLVVVTPSAGRSFYMDYRDGSQKWESLLVGPFLAHIRENYRVRQDRDGLFVAGISMGGMGALRLGLKYPDIFTGLAALEPGIEPALAFRDIEFEDRFWRSEGIFRAIYGRPVDEEYWAQNNPANIVVKDAERILSLKMGVYLECGDEDAFGLDRGTEFLHRILRDRSIPHEYHLVRGANHVGRSLGPRIQEALEFLGTLINPPPPDPDVENLEKMIVQWKEQAGKTLKAS, from the coding sequence ATGGCAGATAGCACATTCGTTGAAGCCGAGTACACCAGTGACCTTGTTCCAGGCCCGATGGCATACGCAGTCCTTCTTCCTGATGGCTATAAAGAAGCGGAAGAACGCCTGCCACTGCTCTACTTCCTGCACGGCGGTGGTGGCGACAGTAAGACCTTCCTGGGCGGGACGAAGCCCCTTTTCGAGAGGGCATGGGATGACGGACGGCTGCCCAGGCTGGTAGTTGTTACGCCCAGTGCCGGCCGCTCGTTCTATATGGACTACCGGGACGGTTCCCAGAAGTGGGAGTCGCTCCTGGTTGGGCCGTTCCTTGCTCATATTCGGGAGAACTATCGCGTACGGCAGGACCGTGACGGTCTGTTTGTTGCCGGCATTTCCATGGGTGGTATGGGTGCGCTTCGCCTGGGGCTGAAATACCCGGACATCTTTACCGGTCTGGCGGCACTGGAGCCGGGTATAGAGCCTGCACTGGCCTTCAGGGATATCGAGTTTGAGGACCGGTTCTGGCGTTCGGAGGGGATATTTCGGGCCATCTACGGCAGGCCGGTCGATGAGGAGTACTGGGCACAGAATAACCCGGCCAACATCGTGGTCAAGGATGCCGAGAGGATTCTGTCTTTGAAAATGGGGGTTTACCTCGAATGTGGCGATGAGGACGCCTTCGGCCTGGACAGGGGCACCGAGTTCCTGCACCGAATTCTCAGGGACCGTAGTATACCGCATGAATATCACCTGGTGCGGGGGGCAAACCACGTGGGGCGCTCGCTGGGGCCGCGCATTCAGGAGGCGCTTGAGTTCCTGGGCACTCTTATCAATCCCCCGCCGCCTGACCCGGATGTAGAGAACCTGGAGAAGATGATTGTGCAGTGGAAGGAACAGGCCGGGAAGACTCTGAAGGCTTCCTGA
- a CDS encoding MFS transporter: MTTTTRRKPRYFYGWNIVGASFLAHLAYAEHYSSMLGFFFKPFGNEFGWSRSSVAAVQTIARVTEALISPVVGPFIDRYGPRVLMPIGAIIVGIIMLSVTQISALWQFYLLRGVVVAIGFTLMGGLVTDVAINNWFVRKRGRAIAIGRLGNNLSNVIFVPVTVFVIASSGWRTMFVVFAVVTWLAVLIPSVILMRRRPEDMGLHPDGIAPDTEGSRRNEEEHSEGKLTPGEPVWSRREVLTTRSFWLLAASLGISSMAFQGINVSLAAYIQDLNYSDTTLAAVMTVRAVIMAAVLPFMGFVAEYSDRVFVRVIPFVIQGMGAFLFLLAGQPVFLWLAVAVYGIGMSGIAVIQGVIWADYFGRFSLGLVRSLGFLVAFGFGAAGPVAMNVVFDVIGSYRPAFMVIIGLFAAAAFLIGVARPPRPHRYTTADGMTVSAAELLLEE; encoded by the coding sequence GTGACAACCACGACACGCAGGAAGCCCCGCTACTTCTACGGCTGGAATATAGTGGGTGCCTCCTTCCTGGCACATCTCGCTTATGCCGAGCATTACTCCTCCATGCTGGGGTTCTTCTTCAAGCCGTTTGGAAACGAATTCGGCTGGAGTCGTAGCAGCGTTGCCGCCGTGCAGACTATTGCCCGTGTAACCGAGGCGCTTATTTCTCCCGTTGTCGGTCCCTTCATTGACCGGTATGGTCCCCGCGTGCTGATGCCCATCGGTGCAATCATTGTCGGTATAATCATGCTGAGCGTAACCCAGATAAGCGCTCTCTGGCAGTTCTACCTGCTGCGGGGTGTGGTGGTAGCCATTGGCTTCACCCTCATGGGAGGACTGGTGACGGACGTAGCCATCAACAACTGGTTCGTCCGCAAGCGTGGCCGCGCCATCGCTATCGGACGCCTCGGAAATAACCTGAGCAACGTAATCTTTGTCCCGGTAACCGTGTTTGTGATTGCCTCCTCCGGATGGCGTACCATGTTCGTTGTCTTTGCCGTGGTTACGTGGTTGGCTGTTCTCATCCCTTCGGTAATCCTCATGCGCCGCCGACCGGAGGATATGGGCCTCCATCCGGACGGGATTGCTCCCGATACTGAAGGAAGCCGGAGAAATGAGGAGGAGCATTCTGAAGGCAAGTTGACTCCGGGAGAGCCGGTATGGAGCCGTAGAGAAGTATTGACCACCAGAAGCTTCTGGCTTCTGGCTGCTTCCCTGGGGATAAGCAGCATGGCCTTTCAGGGTATAAATGTCAGCCTGGCCGCCTATATTCAGGACCTGAACTACAGTGATACTACACTGGCAGCCGTGATGACTGTGCGTGCTGTTATCATGGCGGCGGTGCTCCCGTTCATGGGGTTTGTTGCCGAGTATTCCGACAGGGTGTTCGTGCGTGTCATCCCCTTCGTTATCCAGGGTATGGGGGCTTTTCTCTTCCTGCTGGCGGGGCAGCCGGTGTTTCTCTGGCTTGCAGTGGCAGTCTATGGAATTGGTATGTCCGGTATCGCCGTAATCCAGGGAGTAATCTGGGCCGACTATTTCGGCCGTTTCAGTCTTGGCCTGGTTCGTTCACTGGGATTCCTGGTAGCCTTCGGGTTTGGTGCCGCAGGTCCGGTTGCCATGAATGTCGTCTTCGATGTTATCGGCTCATACCGGCCGGCATTTATGGTGATTATCGGTCTGTTCGCCGCGGCGGCTTTCCTGATAGGGGTAGCCCGTCCTCCCAGACCTCACCGCTACACTACGGCGGATGGTATGACAGTCTCCGCCGCAGAGCTGTTGCTGGAGGAGTAA
- a CDS encoding M20/M25/M40 family metallo-hydrolase, with amino-acid sequence MDEFNAYVKTNAERFIEELKGFCRQPSIAAQGIGLEKMAELVRARLEKLGVNVRLIPLEGGPPIVYGELGEGQRTLLIYNHYDVQPPDPLDEWVSEPFDPQVREGTLYARGVADNKGDLLARLQAVEAYQATLGKLPLKLKWIIEGEEEVGSPHLPAFAAEHAELLSADGCIWEAGSKDMKERPTITLGLKGIMYLELRAHGASSDLHSSLATIVPNPAWRLVWALNTLKDENDNILVDGLLDHVVEPTQAEMEMLAAIPFEEDMMLANFGIPRFIRGLTGIEALKKHLYEPTCTICGFKAGYIEQGTKTVLPRTAMVKLDFRLVPNLEPEMILDLLRKHLDRRGFTDIEVVTGHGEHPAKSPPDAPVVKAAIAAAEAVYGQSPVIVPLMAGSGPMYPLTQAFGTPAFSTGVGHARSGAHAPNESVRLDDYFQGIRFIGELIRQFGTG; translated from the coding sequence ATGGATGAATTCAACGCCTACGTCAAGACCAATGCGGAACGCTTCATAGAGGAACTGAAGGGGTTCTGTCGCCAGCCAAGCATTGCTGCCCAGGGTATCGGACTGGAAAAGATGGCGGAACTGGTGCGCGCAAGACTGGAGAAACTGGGTGTTAATGTCCGTCTGATACCGCTGGAGGGCGGCCCACCCATCGTCTACGGGGAGTTAGGAGAAGGTCAGCGCACCCTGCTAATCTACAACCACTACGACGTGCAGCCCCCCGACCCTCTCGATGAATGGGTATCGGAGCCTTTCGACCCCCAGGTCCGGGAAGGAACGCTATACGCCCGCGGCGTGGCCGACAACAAGGGAGACCTGCTGGCCCGTCTGCAGGCCGTCGAGGCCTATCAGGCTACGCTGGGCAAGCTTCCCCTCAAGCTCAAGTGGATTATCGAGGGGGAAGAGGAGGTGGGCAGCCCCCACCTGCCGGCATTCGCCGCCGAACATGCCGAACTGCTCTCTGCCGATGGCTGTATCTGGGAGGCAGGCAGCAAGGATATGAAGGAGCGTCCCACTATCACGTTGGGACTGAAAGGCATTATGTATCTCGAACTCAGGGCTCATGGCGCCAGCAGTGACCTTCACTCCTCGCTGGCTACCATTGTCCCCAATCCGGCGTGGCGTCTCGTCTGGGCCCTCAATACGCTGAAGGACGAGAATGACAACATCCTGGTCGATGGTCTCCTGGACCATGTGGTCGAGCCTACTCAGGCGGAGATGGAAATGCTGGCCGCCATTCCCTTCGAGGAAGATATGATGCTGGCCAACTTCGGCATACCTCGATTCATACGGGGTCTGACCGGCATTGAAGCGTTGAAAAAGCACCTCTACGAGCCGACCTGTACTATTTGCGGTTTCAAGGCGGGATACATCGAACAGGGCACCAAGACCGTGCTACCCAGAACAGCCATGGTCAAGCTCGATTTCCGGCTGGTGCCCAACCTGGAGCCAGAAATGATACTGGACCTGCTGCGTAAGCACCTTGATAGACGGGGTTTCACCGATATTGAAGTGGTTACCGGACATGGCGAGCATCCGGCTAAATCACCACCGGACGCACCTGTCGTGAAGGCTGCCATTGCCGCCGCTGAGGCGGTCTACGGCCAGAGCCCGGTCATCGTTCCGCTGATGGCCGGTAGCGGTCCTATGTATCCCCTTACCCAGGCATTCGGAACACCGGCTTTCTCAACCGGGGTTGGCCATGCCCGAAGCGGTGCCCACGCTCCCAACGAGAGTGTCCGCCTGGATGACTACTTCCAGGGTATCCGCTTCATCGGAGAACTGATTCGTCAGTTCGGTACGGGATAG